A genomic window from Pseudomonadota bacterium includes:
- a CDS encoding succinate dehydrogenase cytochrome b subunit has product MSLFISLIRSSVGKKYIMAATGSFLSFFLLAHLIGNSFSFFGKDAFNSYASHLHSLSFLLHILEVILALIFLAHILTAFFLYVDNLKARPDPYAVSKGTRSWNSRTMPYTGLILLIFILAHLENFHFTTVTATPSEMVGDLLGSPGSAIFYLFALATLGVHLSHGFWSMFQSAGINHPKYNIFLKNAGLGAAVILCSIFMLIPILALLTEWFLQ; this is encoded by the coding sequence ATGTCATTGTTCATCTCCCTGATCCGATCATCCGTCGGTAAAAAATATATCATGGCGGCAACGGGCAGTTTCTTGAGCTTCTTCCTGCTTGCGCATCTTATCGGCAATTCATTTTCCTTTTTCGGCAAAGACGCCTTTAACAGCTATGCATCGCATCTGCATTCCTTAAGTTTCCTCCTCCATATCCTTGAAGTGATCCTGGCACTTATCTTTCTAGCCCATATTCTCACCGCCTTCTTCCTCTATGTTGATAATCTCAAGGCCCGGCCTGACCCCTATGCCGTCTCCAAAGGCACCCGGAGCTGGAACTCAAGAACCATGCCCTACACCGGTTTGATTCTTTTGATCTTCATCCTGGCGCATCTTGAAAACTTCCACTTCACAACTGTCACCGCGACTCCTTCAGAAATGGTAGGAGACCTCCTGGGCAGTCCCGGATCAGCAATATTTTACCTGTTTGCCCTGGCGACGCTGGGCGTCCATCTGAGCCACGGATTCTGGAGCATGTTCCAATCCGCCGGCATCAATCACCCTAAATATAATATTTTTCTGAAAAACGCAGGGCTGGGCGCCGCTGTTATTTTGTGCTCAATTTTCATGCTGATCCCGATCCTGGCGTTATTGACTGAATGGTTTCTACAATAA